A genome region from Flavobacterium sp. CFS9 includes the following:
- a CDS encoding helix-turn-helix domain-containing protein, with the protein MITKIKTYHFLPYKYGSELLLDIGRIETLENYVLDATLHQLSFYEVIFIEEGAGTIALNENKIAINPRTIIFTSPGQVRRWDIEEAVKGYTLFFEKDFLYLFFSDELFLYRFQYFHQYSRPTEMQLSETSFAKCLELLYGIEQEFGQLQNDSSHLIRSLLYQLLVILNRYYAKVHNVQRDTYVHLDFYRFRSLLEKKFTDDHTVEAYSKALNVSSGFLNKICRQFSGLSAQQMIHYKLISEIKKQLGQNKSAKEISYEFGFSDPSNFNRFFKKITGTTPQQYRKKQ; encoded by the coding sequence TTGATCACAAAAATTAAAACATATCATTTTCTTCCCTATAAGTATGGTTCGGAGTTGTTATTGGATATCGGACGTATTGAAACATTGGAAAATTATGTATTAGATGCTACGTTGCATCAGCTTAGTTTTTACGAAGTTATTTTTATCGAAGAGGGAGCGGGCACTATTGCATTGAACGAAAATAAGATAGCTATAAACCCGCGGACTATTATTTTCACAAGTCCGGGACAAGTCCGTCGTTGGGATATTGAGGAAGCAGTAAAAGGGTATACGCTTTTCTTTGAAAAGGATTTTCTCTATCTTTTTTTTTCGGATGAACTATTTCTGTATCGATTTCAATATTTCCATCAATATTCTCGTCCAACCGAGATGCAGCTATCAGAGACATCATTTGCAAAATGTCTTGAACTTTTATATGGAATTGAACAGGAGTTTGGTCAGCTTCAGAATGACAGCAGTCATTTAATCAGGTCGTTATTGTATCAATTGCTTGTCATTCTCAATCGATACTATGCAAAGGTTCACAATGTTCAGAGAGATACTTATGTTCATTTAGATTTTTATAGGTTTCGATCTTTGCTGGAAAAGAAATTCACAGACGACCATACTGTTGAAGCTTATTCAAAAGCCCTTAATGTCAGTTCGGGATTTCTTAATAAAATTTGTAGACAATTTAGCGGATTATCAGCCCAGCAGATGATTCATTACAAGCTGATTTCGGAAATAAAGAAACAACTTGGCCAAAATAAATCCGCAAAAGAGATTTCATACGAGTTTGGTTTTTCAGATCCCTCTAACTTTAACCGCTTCTTTAAAAAAATAACGGGGACTACGCCACAACAATATCGAAAGAAGCAATAA